The following are encoded together in the Ovis aries strain OAR_USU_Benz2616 breed Rambouillet chromosome X, ARS-UI_Ramb_v3.0, whole genome shotgun sequence genome:
- the LOC114111421 gene encoding melanoma-associated antigen 10-like has translation MSELSKPEEDFQDPGEAQGLVTAQLLGAEAGVAASASASSPTVSSLGTGESLPHEALNEMIASLMKFLLLKYRAKEPTSQAEMLNKVLRDNQEYFPVVFSQASQCLQLVFGVEVKEVDPREHIYIMVSILGLSCNAMLSSGQSIPKAGLLVLVLNLIMRNGDRAPEEKVWGALSRLGVYAGSVHCIFGEPRTLLTHVWVQEGYLEYRQVPYSHPARYEFLWGPRAYAETSKWEIMALLLRVKQRALRAFPLQSAEAAREDDEAD, from the coding sequence ATGAGTGAGCTGAGCAAGCCCGAGGAAGATTTTCAGGACCCTGGCGAGGCCCAGGGCCTGGTGACTGCGCAGCTCTTGGGGGCTGAGGCAGGGGTGGCTGCATCTGCCTCGGCCTCCTCCCCCACAGTGTCCTCCTTAGGCACTGGGGAGTCCTTGCCCCATGAAGCACTGAATGAGATGATAGCTAGCCTAATGAAGTTCCTGCTCCTCAAGTATCGAGCCAAGGAGCCGACCTCCCAGGCGGAAATGCTGAATAAGGTCCTCAGGGATAACCAGGAGTACTTCCCGGTGGTCTTCAGCCAAGCCTCGCAGTGCCTGCAGCTGGTCTTTGGCGTGGAAGTGAAGGAGGTGGACCCCAGGGAGCACATCTACATCATGGTCTCCATCCTGGGCCTCAGCTGCAACGCAATGCTGAGCAGTGGGCAGAGCATCCCCAAGGCCGGCCTCCTGGTGCTGGTCCTCAACCTGATCATGCGCAATGGAGACCGTGCCCCTGAGGAGAAGGTCTGGGGAGCACTCAGCAGATTGGGTGTGTATGCTGGGAGTGTGCACTGCATCTTTGGGGAGCCCAGGACGCTTCTGACCCACGTGTGGGTGCAGGAGGGGTACCTGGAGTACCGGCAGGTGCCTTACAGCCACCCTGCTCGCTATGAGTTCCTGTGGGGTCCCCGGGCTTATGCGGAGACCAGCAAGTGGGAAATCATGGCATTGCTGCTCAGGGTCAAACAAAGGGCTTTGAGGGCCTTCCCACTGCAGTCTGCAGAGGCTGCAAGGGAGGACGATGAGGCGGACTGA